Proteins encoded in a region of the Shewanella polaris genome:
- a CDS encoding sensor histidine kinase, with protein sequence MNRLFNRLFLASTIIVLLLFVALWQWLQLNHEFSRNQIQQSLHLQLAEHMAHINPLLSQGITSDAALKEAFHDFMLLGPSFEIYTLDPDGKVIAYDAKEEKIKTHRVDTTIIQQFLNGDSLPVLGTDPRSEDTHKIFSASKLITEDGLHSGYLYVIIGGEDYDSWQALINAENQPKIWGATIGFWIIFALVLFVILLRYFTRPIQKLAQDLTELKNTPMSDKLMLPQRYRGSLEISQLSHHINHLLQEIQLQQQQVKRQQQAKHDFLLHLSHDLKTPLTALLGYIDTWLILPEHERDEALIQYAANSGQTLQQLLAQLLELAALENGQIDAQLQQVNLSELLSDIEQTFTPRAKKLGVQLDFDINHASQIYTDPALMRRILNNLVDNALRYTPAGGKIQIINAQHNGQQWLTVRDTGAGMHKHEVDALKQLSMTTLSFETNQSLPQLGVGLAIVRQLLGLLKCRIEIDSQPGVGSEFKIELVTQS encoded by the coding sequence ATGAATCGCTTATTTAATCGGTTGTTTTTAGCATCAACAATCATCGTGTTATTACTGTTTGTAGCGTTATGGCAATGGTTGCAACTTAACCATGAATTCAGCCGTAATCAAATTCAGCAATCACTGCACCTACAACTTGCTGAACATATGGCACACATCAACCCTTTATTATCGCAAGGGATCACGTCAGACGCCGCGCTTAAAGAAGCCTTTCACGACTTTATGTTGTTAGGGCCAAGCTTTGAAATTTATACCTTAGACCCAGATGGTAAAGTGATTGCCTATGACGCCAAAGAAGAAAAAATTAAAACTCACCGAGTCGATACTACAATTATTCAACAGTTTTTAAATGGCGACAGCCTGCCAGTGCTTGGCACAGATCCGCGCAGCGAAGATACCCACAAGATTTTTTCCGCCAGTAAACTCATCACCGAAGACGGGCTTCATAGCGGTTATTTATATGTGATTATTGGCGGTGAAGATTACGACAGCTGGCAGGCACTTATTAATGCCGAAAACCAACCTAAAATCTGGGGCGCTACAATCGGTTTTTGGATCATTTTTGCTTTAGTGCTATTTGTGATTTTATTGCGCTATTTTACCCGCCCAATCCAAAAGCTCGCTCAAGACTTAACCGAACTTAAAAACACCCCGATGTCAGACAAACTGATGCTCCCCCAGCGCTATCGTGGCAGCTTAGAAATAAGCCAGCTCAGCCATCATATCAATCATTTATTGCAAGAAATCCAATTGCAGCAACAGCAAGTGAAACGCCAACAACAGGCCAAACACGACTTTTTACTGCATTTATCACATGACTTAAAAACCCCACTTACCGCATTGTTAGGTTATATCGATACTTGGTTGATATTACCCGAGCACGAACGGGACGAGGCGCTAATCCAATATGCTGCAAACTCAGGCCAAACCTTACAACAGCTACTGGCACAGTTATTAGAATTGGCCGCCCTAGAAAATGGTCAAATCGATGCACAACTGCAACAAGTCAACCTAAGCGAACTGCTTAGCGATATTGAACAAACCTTTACTCCTCGAGCAAAAAAGCTCGGGGTTCAATTAGATTTCGACATCAATCATGCCAGCCAAATCTATACCGACCCCGCACTAATGCGCCGCATACTGAACAACTTGGTCGATAACGCCCTGCGCTACACCCCCGCCGGTGGCAAGATTCAAATCATCAACGCACAACACAATGGTCAACAATGGTTAACCGTGCGCGACACCGGCGCAGGCATGCACAAGCATGAAGTTGACGCCCTGAAACAATTATCGATGACGACACTGTCGTTTGAGACTAATCAAAGTCTGCCACAACTCGGCGTCGGACTCGCCATCGTCAGGCAGTTATTAGGCTTATTGAAATGCAGAATTGAAATAGACAGCCAACCGGGCGTAGGAAGTGAATTTAAGATAGAGCTTGTAACGCAGAGTTAA
- a CDS encoding response regulator transcription factor — translation MNGTAKHNGHVCPQHILLVEDEQDLAKLIILNLKALNYSVDHATTLKQAMHIIEHKRLDLILMDRMLPDGDGIMLCEQLRQDGKEVPLMLLTAKDSEADVVLGLEAGADDYLVKPFSVLELRARVKALLRRGKAQHEQTQQIEFNSVTINSSTREVTAFNKALTLTAREFDLLLFLAKHPQQVFSRMQLLEAVWGYHYDGYEHTVNSHINRLRNKLSLCSPEHDLVKTVWGVGYKFSPPEVQAH, via the coding sequence ATGAATGGAACCGCGAAACATAATGGCCATGTTTGTCCGCAACATATTTTGCTAGTCGAAGACGAACAAGACTTGGCTAAGTTAATCATACTTAACCTCAAAGCACTCAACTACAGCGTCGACCACGCCACCACCTTGAAGCAAGCCATGCACATAATCGAACATAAAAGGCTCGACCTCATATTAATGGACCGCATGCTCCCCGATGGTGATGGCATTATGCTGTGTGAGCAACTACGCCAAGACGGTAAGGAAGTCCCGCTGATGCTATTAACCGCCAAAGATTCAGAAGCAGATGTGGTACTAGGTCTTGAAGCTGGGGCAGATGATTATCTCGTCAAACCCTTTAGCGTATTAGAACTGCGCGCACGAGTAAAAGCACTATTAAGACGCGGAAAAGCCCAACATGAACAAACCCAACAAATTGAATTTAACAGCGTAACCATTAACTCCAGTACCCGTGAAGTTACCGCGTTTAATAAAGCGTTAACCCTCACCGCCCGCGAGTTTGATTTACTGCTATTTTTAGCCAAGCACCCGCAACAAGTCTTTAGCCGCATGCAACTGTTAGAAGCAGTATGGGGTTATCACTACGACGGCTATGAGCACACAGTAAACAGTCACATCAACCGTTTGCGTAACAAGCTTTCTTTGTGCTCACCTGAACATGATCTTGTCAAAACCGTGTGGGGCGTAGGCTACAAATTTTCACCACCAGAGGTGCAAGCCCACTAA
- a CDS encoding spondin domain-containing protein: protein MKRTDFTLKPSLIAMLAAATLLTACGDDDDDNAVVIPPAPVMQTFTVTVTNLTANQPMSPVILASHASDAMLWNTGEMASEALEKLAEGGDTADIAALSVIESSINGTGLLMPGMSETLTLTLDEADVASISLATMLVNTNDAFTGINSYTIAGMEVDATTAMKFMAYDAGTEANSEAKGTMPGPADGGEGFNASRDDVDFVHIHPGVISMYDGLADSVLGASHRFDNPVLAITIMRTE from the coding sequence ATGAAACGCACTGACTTTACACTTAAGCCCAGCTTAATTGCCATGCTGGCTGCTGCAACACTACTTACTGCCTGTGGTGATGACGATGATGATAATGCTGTTGTTATACCGCCAGCTCCAGTGATGCAAACCTTCACGGTGACCGTGACTAACCTGACGGCTAACCAACCAATGTCGCCGGTTATCTTAGCCTCTCATGCTAGTGATGCCATGTTATGGAACACCGGTGAAATGGCCAGCGAAGCACTCGAGAAACTGGCTGAAGGTGGTGATACTGCCGACATAGCTGCACTAAGCGTGATCGAAAGTAGCATTAACGGCACAGGTTTATTAATGCCTGGTATGTCAGAAACGCTGACTCTGACCTTAGATGAAGCCGACGTAGCTAGCATCAGTTTAGCCACCATGTTGGTTAACACTAACGATGCCTTTACCGGTATTAACAGTTACACCATTGCCGGAATGGAAGTGGATGCAACAACCGCGATGAAGTTTATGGCTTATGATGCTGGCACCGAAGCCAACAGCGAAGCCAAAGGCACTATGCCAGGACCTGCTGATGGCGGCGAAGGTTTTAACGCCAGCCGTGATGATGTCGACTTTGTGCATATTCATCCTGGTGTTATTTCAATGTACGACGGCTTAGCCGATTCAGTACTGGGTGCGTCGCACCGTTTTGATAACCCGGTGTTAGCTATCACTATTATGCGTACTGAATAA
- a CDS encoding spondin domain-containing protein: MKRTLVTASLMAAGLFSLPTLAADIEVSVTNLTHGNHFTPLLIAAHDADSHLFQVGTEASAALQKMAEGGDIADLDAAVTGNAGVTSANPATGLLAAGANVSGVMLDTGDNTHLSIVAMVLPTNDAFMGLDGWKIPTEAGTYTMYVNAYDAGTEANDEIINGGGMSGVPGIPAAPGGDGGANGTGVMDNSDNSNVHTHPGVLGDMDPAGGMSDLDSRVHRWLNPVAKVVVTVK, encoded by the coding sequence ATGAAACGTACACTAGTGACTGCAAGTCTTATGGCTGCTGGATTATTCAGCCTACCAACCTTAGCCGCTGATATTGAAGTCAGTGTGACCAATTTAACTCACGGAAATCACTTTACCCCACTGTTGATCGCAGCCCACGACGCTGACAGCCACCTATTTCAAGTCGGAACTGAAGCATCCGCAGCCTTACAAAAAATGGCTGAAGGCGGCGACATTGCCGACTTAGATGCTGCGGTAACCGGCAATGCAGGCGTCACATCAGCAAATCCTGCAACGGGGTTACTTGCCGCAGGTGCAAATGTTAGTGGCGTAATGCTTGATACTGGCGACAACACCCATTTATCTATCGTAGCTATGGTGTTACCCACTAACGATGCTTTTATGGGGCTAGATGGTTGGAAAATCCCTACTGAAGCGGGCACGTACACTATGTACGTCAATGCTTATGATGCTGGCACAGAAGCCAATGATGAAATCATTAATGGCGGCGGAATGTCAGGCGTACCGGGTATTCCGGCAGCCCCTGGTGGTGACGGTGGAGCTAATGGCACTGGCGTGATGGATAATTCTGACAATAGTAATGTACATACTCACCCTGGCGTTTTAGGTGACATGGACCCTGCTGGTGGAATGAGTGATTTAGACAGTCGCGTTCATCGCTGGTTGAACCCTGTAGCCAAAGTTGTGGTGACAGTAAAATAA
- a CDS encoding GNAT family N-acetyltransferase, which yields MIMIRQLTPADFDAVIALGEIVHGSGYMDTAELTAIYHKGIKNGINANFVALENEQLIGFRLTYAAGQWPQDQWCTVDKWYVKFEDVCYFKSNTIAESARGQGLGGELLAASKAAVIAQGAKAGVSHLWQQSPNNAAVRYFTKAGGKLIAQHPQRWHQRYMGDDYICVICDEDCHCVASEMLLIF from the coding sequence ATGATTATGATTAGACAACTGACTCCCGCTGACTTTGATGCGGTAATCGCACTCGGTGAAATTGTCCATGGTAGTGGTTATATGGACACCGCGGAACTCACCGCGATTTATCACAAAGGCATTAAAAATGGCATTAATGCCAATTTTGTTGCGCTTGAAAATGAACAACTTATTGGTTTTCGGTTAACGTATGCCGCAGGTCAATGGCCACAAGATCAATGGTGTACTGTTGATAAGTGGTACGTGAAATTTGAAGATGTGTGTTATTTCAAATCAAACACCATTGCAGAATCTGCCCGTGGTCAAGGGCTTGGTGGGGAGCTATTAGCCGCCTCTAAAGCTGCGGTTATTGCTCAAGGGGCTAAAGCGGGGGTCAGCCATTTATGGCAGCAAAGTCCTAATAATGCTGCGGTGCGTTACTTTACTAAGGCGGGAGGGAAATTGATTGCTCAACACCCACAACGCTGGCATCAACGTTATATGGGCGATGATTACATTTGCGTCATATGCGATGAAGACTGCCATTGCGTTGCCAGTGAAATGCTACTGATTTTTTAA
- a CDS encoding NAD(P)/FAD-dependent oxidoreductase, which produces MYDPLINSHPNNQTFAPSYWASTQALPAPTAALSGRQQTNVAIVGGGYTGLLTAYYLATEFNIDCHVLEANQVGFGASARNAGFVLKGSGRLGYAAMTQRWDLATTKGIYDEFTQAVARVDGLIKQHNIDCEPQEAGYLKVAHNPKALVTLQNAANYIQQNLADSQDSDAEFISSQDFRAQYLDHHQAYGALRLKDGFGLNPLKLLLGYKSMVQNQGVTISEQSCVLDWIEEGGKHRLITESGELIANKVIMAGNAYTPKRFNQRIDDKFLPILSNVIVTEPLTAQELAEAGLHTHQVTMDTRILKYYYRLLPDNRLLFGGRGAVWGKDAANPVYGERLKMALNKCFPSLTNKAIAYNWTGWIAAAMDDMPHVYSKDGVGYSLGYCGAGVSFSSQAAYRLAQSIAGETLPNLPLYQQPLPKFPFTQARRLGQWGYYHYGWLKDRFG; this is translated from the coding sequence ATGTACGATCCGCTGATTAACTCGCATCCTAATAATCAAACGTTTGCCCCTAGCTATTGGGCAAGCACTCAAGCCTTACCCGCACCAACTGCTGCATTGTCTGGCCGCCAACAAACCAACGTTGCCATAGTAGGTGGTGGCTACACAGGCTTATTAACGGCCTATTATTTGGCAACCGAATTCAATATAGATTGCCATGTGTTAGAGGCCAACCAAGTTGGTTTTGGTGCCAGTGCGCGCAATGCTGGGTTTGTATTAAAAGGTTCGGGGCGTTTAGGGTACGCCGCCATGACTCAGCGTTGGGACTTAGCAACGACCAAGGGTATATACGATGAATTCACTCAAGCGGTAGCTAGAGTTGATGGGCTGATAAAACAACACAATATTGATTGTGAACCGCAAGAAGCGGGTTACTTGAAGGTGGCGCATAATCCTAAAGCATTAGTTACGCTGCAAAATGCTGCTAACTACATTCAACAAAATTTAGCCGATAGCCAAGACTCAGATGCCGAGTTTATCTCAAGCCAAGATTTTCGGGCTCAGTATTTAGATCATCATCAGGCCTATGGCGCGCTGCGTTTAAAAGACGGTTTTGGTCTCAATCCGCTTAAATTACTACTGGGTTATAAGTCGATGGTACAAAACCAAGGCGTGACTATTTCTGAGCAATCTTGCGTATTAGATTGGATTGAAGAGGGCGGCAAGCATCGTTTGATTACCGAAAGTGGTGAGCTGATTGCCAATAAAGTGATTATGGCGGGTAATGCTTATACCCCTAAACGGTTTAATCAGCGTATAGACGATAAATTTTTGCCTATATTAAGCAATGTGATTGTAACCGAGCCGCTTACCGCTCAAGAGCTTGCAGAGGCCGGTTTACATACTCATCAAGTGACCATGGACACCCGTATTTTAAAATACTATTACCGTTTATTACCTGACAATCGTTTATTGTTTGGTGGCCGTGGTGCGGTGTGGGGCAAAGATGCTGCTAATCCCGTTTATGGCGAGCGCTTAAAAATGGCATTAAATAAGTGCTTTCCAAGCTTAACCAATAAAGCGATTGCTTATAATTGGACGGGTTGGATTGCTGCTGCAATGGATGATATGCCCCATGTGTATAGCAAAGATGGTGTAGGGTACAGTTTAGGATATTGTGGTGCAGGAGTGTCTTTTAGTAGCCAAGCTGCGTATCGCTTAGCGCAAAGTATTGCGGGGGAAACATTACCCAATTTACCTTTGTATCAACAACCTTTGCCTAAGTTCCCCTTCACCCAAGCAAGACGGCTTGGGCAATGGGGTTATTATCATTATGGTTGGTTGAAAGATCGTTTTGGTTAA
- the nhaC gene encoding Na+/H+ antiporter NhaC: MSQTTPSEHKQPSLLDALIPVFALILMLAAAVYLFSSDSSSGANQIALVLAACIAMIIGYKNGYSWNQMERGIVKSIGVATGALLILFSVGSLIGTWILAGTVPTMIYYGMQILNPDYFYTACCLLCAVVALSIGSSWTVAGTLGIALVGISSAMGLDVNITAGAIISGAYFGDKMSPMSDTTNLAPAVAGTDIFSHIRHMTWTTVPSIIIALIGFTFLGLTAEAAPIENQLADTLALLDKTYSPGIHLLIPLLVVLYLANRKMPAFPTVILGTLAGAVCAALFQFDNVIAFVHDDTLVPIVALVKGLWIAMFDGYVANTGDEVLDNLLSRGGMSSMVTTVWLILCAMAFGGVMEVTGLLNRILESILTVVTGSASLIITTLGVCIGANIITADQYIAIVLPGRMLKVEYTRRKLAAVNLSRSLEDSATVTSPLVPWNTCGAFMASTLGVATVAYLPYAFFNLVCPFISASYAYFNFKIEPLDETKISTGEVIG; this comes from the coding sequence ATGTCTCAAACGACACCCTCCGAGCACAAGCAACCCAGCTTGCTTGATGCACTAATCCCCGTTTTTGCACTTATTCTTATGCTCGCGGCAGCGGTTTATCTGTTTTCTTCAGACAGCTCATCAGGCGCCAATCAAATCGCATTAGTGTTAGCGGCATGTATTGCCATGATCATCGGTTATAAAAATGGTTATAGCTGGAATCAAATGGAACGGGGTATCGTCAAAAGTATTGGTGTTGCGACCGGTGCTTTATTGATTCTATTCAGCGTAGGTTCGCTCATTGGTACGTGGATTTTAGCCGGTACAGTTCCGACGATGATTTATTATGGTATGCAAATCCTTAACCCAGACTACTTTTATACTGCCTGCTGTTTATTGTGTGCGGTGGTTGCACTGAGTATTGGTAGCTCGTGGACCGTTGCAGGTACCTTAGGTATTGCCTTAGTGGGTATTTCGTCTGCAATGGGATTAGATGTCAATATTACTGCTGGTGCCATCATCAGTGGCGCGTATTTTGGTGATAAAATGTCACCCATGTCAGACACCACAAACCTTGCCCCTGCTGTTGCGGGTACAGACATTTTTAGCCATATCCGCCACATGACATGGACCACAGTACCCAGCATTATCATTGCCCTGATTGGTTTTACTTTTTTAGGCCTTACAGCAGAGGCTGCCCCGATAGAAAACCAACTCGCAGATACCTTGGCTTTATTGGATAAGACCTATAGCCCAGGAATACATTTATTGATCCCGTTATTAGTGGTGTTGTATTTAGCTAACCGCAAAATGCCAGCATTTCCAACGGTCATATTAGGTACCTTAGCTGGTGCGGTGTGCGCGGCATTGTTTCAGTTTGATAACGTGATAGCCTTTGTACACGACGACACGCTAGTGCCGATTGTGGCGTTAGTAAAAGGTTTATGGATAGCCATGTTTGACGGCTATGTCGCTAACACGGGCGATGAGGTATTAGATAATTTATTAAGCCGTGGTGGCATGAGCAGCATGGTCACGACAGTGTGGTTAATTCTGTGTGCTATGGCATTTGGTGGCGTAATGGAAGTCACTGGATTATTGAATCGTATTTTAGAAAGTATTCTCACCGTAGTAACGGGTTCCGCTAGCTTGATTATTACCACCCTTGGGGTGTGTATTGGCGCTAACATCATTACTGCGGACCAATACATAGCCATTGTACTGCCAGGTCGAATGTTAAAAGTGGAATACACTCGCCGTAAATTGGCGGCGGTTAATTTAAGCCGTTCACTAGAAGACTCAGCAACCGTAACCAGTCCGCTAGTGCCATGGAATACCTGTGGTGCCTTTATGGCCAGTACACTTGGGGTAGCGACTGTCGCTTACCTGCCCTACGCCTTCTTTAACTTAGTGTGTCCGTTTATTAGTGCATCTTATGCTTATTTCAATTTCAAAATTGAGCCATTAGACGAAACTAAAATAAGCACTGGTGAAGTAATAGGTTAA
- a CDS encoding IS256 family transposase: MNKKDIEAFAKEAAKSIKTPEDLNQFSQMLKKITVEAALNAEMDEHLGYEKHHKSTSANSRNGKTSKRIQTEDGQFELDTPRDREGSFEPQLVKKHHTSMDDKILWLYAQGMSTRDIVQAFDEWYGAEISPTLVSRVTNAVLEQVIEWQSRPLDAIYPIVYLDCIVIKIRQDKRVINKSIFLALGINLEGHKELMGLWIAENEGAKFWLGVLTELQQRGVEDILIACVDGLKGFPDAINTVYPDTHVQLCIVHMVRNSLKYVSWKDYKAVTADLKSIYQSATEEEALLELDRFSDTWDEQYPQISKSWHNHWHNLNTFFNYPQDIRKAIYTTNAIESLNSVIRRALKKRKVFPSDDSAKKMVYLAIKEASKKWTMPIRNWRTAMNRFIIEFEDRIVKHIN; encoded by the coding sequence ATGAACAAAAAAGATATTGAAGCTTTTGCTAAAGAAGCAGCTAAAAGCATTAAAACACCAGAAGACTTAAATCAATTTAGTCAGATGCTCAAGAAGATAACGGTCGAGGCCGCTCTTAATGCCGAAATGGATGAACACCTGGGTTATGAGAAACACCATAAATCCACTTCTGCTAATAGCCGTAACGGGAAAACCAGCAAGCGCATTCAAACTGAAGATGGCCAGTTTGAGCTTGATACGCCGCGAGACCGTGAAGGCAGTTTCGAACCTCAGTTAGTTAAAAAGCACCATACCTCTATGGACGATAAAATATTGTGGCTCTACGCTCAAGGCATGAGTACTCGTGATATCGTTCAAGCCTTTGATGAATGGTACGGCGCAGAGATATCACCCACGTTAGTTTCTCGCGTAACCAACGCCGTTCTCGAGCAAGTTATTGAGTGGCAAAGTCGACCTTTAGATGCCATTTACCCAATCGTTTACCTTGATTGTATCGTCATAAAAATCCGTCAGGATAAGCGCGTTATCAACAAATCAATTTTCTTAGCATTAGGAATTAACCTTGAAGGCCATAAAGAACTAATGGGGCTTTGGATAGCTGAAAATGAAGGGGCTAAATTTTGGTTAGGTGTCCTCACTGAACTGCAGCAACGAGGCGTTGAGGACATTCTCATCGCTTGTGTTGATGGCTTAAAAGGCTTCCCTGACGCTATAAATACCGTTTATCCAGATACTCATGTACAACTCTGTATCGTACATATGGTCAGAAATTCGTTAAAGTACGTATCGTGGAAAGACTACAAGGCAGTCACAGCGGACCTTAAGAGCATTTATCAATCCGCAACGGAGGAGGAAGCGTTACTCGAACTCGATCGTTTCAGCGATACCTGGGATGAGCAATACCCCCAAATAAGCAAGTCATGGCATAATCATTGGCATAACTTAAATACGTTTTTTAACTACCCTCAGGATATTCGTAAGGCTATCTACACAACAAATGCTATTGAGTCATTAAACAGCGTGATTAGACGAGCGTTGAAAAAACGTAAGGTATTCCCAAGTGATGACTCAGCTAAAAAAATGGTTTACCTTGCTATAAAAGAAGCCAGTAAAAAATGGACCATGCCCATTCGAAACTGGCGTACTGCGATGAATCGATTTATTATTGAATTCGAAGACAGAATTGTGAAACATATTAACTAA
- the purD gene encoding phosphoribosylamine--glycine ligase, with translation MQVLIIGGGGREHALAWKAAQSAQVEKVFVAPGNAGTSLEPKLENVAIDVEQIDALVAFAKDNAIAITIVGPEVPLSLGLVDAFNAAGLAIFGPTKGAAQLESSKAFTKDFLARHHIPTAEYSNFTDIVPAKAYVTELTNKTGFPVVIKADGLAAGKGVIIAADQAEADAAIDDMLAGNKFGDAGSRVVIEEFLKGEEASFIVMVDGKNILAMATSQDHKARDNGDYGPNTGGMGAYSPAPVVTQAVHDWTIANVIRPTVDGMAAEGNVYTGFLYAGLMISPDGSAKVLEYNCRFGDPETQPIMMRLQSDIVELCLAATRGELDKVTAEFDLRAAVGVVLAAGGYPDAYHKGDVIDGLTLGDTNGKVFHAGTSIKDGHVVTNGGRVLCATALGNTVTEAQKSAYALVDAIHWDDVYFRTDIAYRAIAREQAKS, from the coding sequence ATGCAGGTACTTATAATTGGTGGTGGCGGTCGTGAACATGCTCTAGCTTGGAAAGCGGCTCAGTCCGCTCAAGTTGAAAAAGTGTTTGTTGCACCCGGTAATGCTGGTACGTCTTTAGAACCTAAGTTAGAAAACGTTGCAATTGATGTCGAGCAAATTGACGCACTTGTCGCCTTTGCCAAAGATAATGCCATCGCGATTACTATTGTCGGCCCAGAAGTACCATTATCGCTAGGCCTAGTTGATGCTTTTAATGCAGCTGGTTTAGCCATTTTTGGCCCAACCAAAGGCGCGGCACAGCTTGAGTCTTCAAAAGCTTTTACTAAAGACTTTTTGGCTCGTCATCATATTCCAACGGCTGAATATTCAAACTTCACCGACATCGTTCCAGCTAAAGCGTACGTTACCGAACTCACAAACAAAACAGGCTTTCCGGTTGTAATTAAAGCCGACGGTTTAGCTGCGGGTAAAGGTGTCATCATCGCTGCGGACCAAGCAGAAGCCGATGCAGCCATTGACGATATGCTAGCAGGCAATAAGTTTGGTGATGCCGGTTCACGTGTGGTAATTGAAGAATTCTTGAAGGGTGAAGAAGCCAGCTTTATTGTCATGGTAGACGGTAAGAATATTCTTGCTATGGCCACCAGCCAAGACCATAAAGCCCGCGATAATGGCGACTATGGCCCTAACACTGGCGGCATGGGAGCCTATTCTCCTGCACCCGTTGTGACTCAAGCGGTACACGACTGGACTATCGCTAATGTTATCCGTCCAACGGTAGATGGCATGGCCGCTGAAGGTAACGTTTATACCGGCTTCTTATACGCAGGTTTAATGATTTCACCAGACGGTAGCGCGAAAGTGCTTGAATACAACTGCCGCTTTGGCGACCCAGAAACCCAACCGATTATGATGCGTTTGCAGTCAGATATTGTAGAACTTTGTTTAGCCGCAACTCGTGGTGAATTAGACAAAGTAACTGCAGAGTTTGACTTGCGTGCAGCGGTAGGCGTTGTGTTAGCCGCTGGCGGTTATCCAGATGCTTATCACAAAGGTGATGTCATTGACGGCTTAACTCTTGGCGATACCAACGGTAAAGTGTTCCATGCTGGTACTAGTATTAAAGACGGCCATGTTGTCACTAATGGCGGCCGAGTATTATGTGCTACCGCATTAGGTAACACGGTGACCGAAGCGCAAAAGTCGGCTTACGCATTAGTAGATGCCATTCATTGGGATGATGTGTATTTTCGTACTGATATTGCCTATCGCGCCATTGCGCGCGAGCAAGCTAAAAGCTAA